The following are encoded in a window of Ancylothrix sp. D3o genomic DNA:
- the lepA gene encoding translation elongation factor 4, giving the protein MTDVPVSRIRNFSIIAHIDHGKSTLADRLLQTTGTVDNREMKEQFLDNMDLERERGITIKLQAARMNYTAKDGEQYVLNLIDTPGHVDFSYEVSRSLAACEGALLVVDASQGVEAQTLANVYLALENNLEIIPVLNKIDLPGAEPDRVKREIEEIVGLDCSGAIHASAKEGIGIDEILESIVHLVPAPQDTVDQPLRALIFDSYYDSYRGVIVYFRVMDGTVKKGDRIHLMASGKEYEIDELGILAPTQKQVNELHAGEVGYLGAAIKAVQDARVGDTITLAKAKATEPLPGYTEAKPMVFCGLFPIDADQFPDLREALEKLRLNDAALKYEPETSSAMGFGFRCGFLGLLHMEIVQERLEREYNLDLIVTAPSVVYQVTTNNGEIIMVDNPSHLPEPNHREKIEEPFVRVEIITPETYVGALMELSQTRRGVFKDMKYLTTDRTTLVYELPLAEVVTDFFDQMKSRSRGYASMEYHLIGYRENPLVKLDIMINSDPVDALAMIVHRDKAYAVGRGLVEKLKELIPRHQFKVPIQASIGSRIVASEHIPALRKDVLAKCYGGDISRKKKLLQKQAKGKKRMKSVGTVDVPQEAFMAVLKLDKG; this is encoded by the coding sequence ATGACAGACGTTCCAGTATCTCGGATTCGTAACTTTTCAATCATCGCCCACATCGATCACGGGAAATCGACCCTGGCAGACCGGCTGCTGCAAACCACCGGCACCGTCGATAACCGGGAAATGAAAGAGCAGTTCCTCGACAACATGGATCTCGAACGCGAACGCGGCATCACCATTAAACTGCAAGCCGCTCGCATGAACTACACCGCCAAAGACGGCGAGCAATACGTCCTCAACCTCATCGACACTCCGGGGCACGTTGACTTCTCCTATGAAGTTTCCCGCAGCTTGGCCGCTTGTGAAGGTGCCTTACTCGTCGTCGATGCTTCCCAAGGCGTCGAAGCCCAAACCCTCGCCAACGTTTACCTCGCCCTAGAAAATAACCTCGAAATCATCCCCGTTTTAAACAAAATAGACCTCCCCGGCGCCGAACCAGACCGCGTAAAACGAGAAATTGAAGAAATCGTCGGCCTTGACTGTTCCGGAGCCATCCACGCCTCTGCCAAAGAAGGCATCGGTATTGATGAAATTTTAGAATCAATCGTCCATTTGGTACCGGCCCCCCAAGACACCGTAGACCAACCACTGCGAGCCCTAATTTTTGATAGCTATTATGACAGCTATCGCGGAGTCATCGTTTATTTCCGCGTCATGGATGGCACCGTCAAAAAAGGCGACCGTATCCACTTAATGGCATCTGGTAAAGAATACGAAATTGACGAGTTAGGAATTTTGGCACCCACCCAAAAACAAGTTAACGAACTTCATGCCGGTGAAGTTGGTTATCTCGGTGCCGCTATCAAAGCCGTCCAAGATGCCCGCGTTGGCGATACCATTACCCTAGCCAAAGCCAAAGCTACTGAACCCCTCCCCGGCTACACCGAAGCAAAACCAATGGTGTTTTGCGGCCTATTTCCCATCGATGCAGACCAATTTCCCGACCTGCGCGAAGCATTAGAAAAGTTAAGATTAAATGACGCCGCCCTCAAATACGAACCCGAAACCTCAAGCGCGATGGGTTTTGGTTTCCGTTGTGGGTTTTTGGGACTGTTGCACATGGAAATTGTCCAAGAACGTCTCGAACGAGAATACAATTTAGATTTGATTGTCACAGCCCCTTCGGTGGTCTATCAAGTGACAACAAATAACGGGGAAATTATCATGGTAGATAACCCCAGCCATCTCCCAGAACCCAACCACCGAGAAAAAATCGAAGAACCTTTTGTCAGAGTAGAAATTATCACCCCAGAAACCTACGTTGGGGCTCTGATGGAATTAAGCCAGACGCGACGGGGGGTATTTAAAGATATGAAATATCTCACCACAGATCGCACCACTTTAGTTTATGAACTTCCCCTCGCAGAAGTTGTAACTGACTTTTTCGACCAAATGAAATCGCGCTCGCGGGGCTATGCAAGTATGGAGTATCATTTAATCGGATATCGAGAGAATCCTTTGGTGAAACTCGATATTATGATTAATAGCGATCCTGTGGATGCTTTGGCAATGATTGTTCACCGCGATAAGGCTTATGCTGTTGGTCGTGGTTTGGTGGAAAAGTTAAAAGAATTGATTCCCCGTCACCAGTTTAAGGTTCCTATTCAAGCTTCGATTGGTTCCCGAATTGTAGCCAGCGAACATATTCCTGCTTTACGAAAGGATGTTCTGGCAAAATGCTATGGGGGTGATATTTCTCGTAAGAAGAAATTGCTGCAAAAGCAAGCTAAGGGTAAAAAACGCATGAAGTCGGTGGGGACGGTAGATGTCCCGCAGGAGGCTTTTATGGCTGTTTTGAAGTTGGATAAGGGTTGA
- a CDS encoding type II toxin-antitoxin system CcdA family antitoxin, whose product MNESAVDSRRFSDKVEVSIHIDSALLDEVKHLTNDPSKVIETALRQWLRGEQERGSDDLSRTLMRNPPVPPRGEWND is encoded by the coding sequence ATGAATGAGTCTGCTGTAGATAGCCGGCGTTTTTCTGACAAAGTGGAAGTTTCGATTCACATTGATTCAGCGCTGCTTGATGAAGTTAAACATCTGACAAATGACCCCAGCAAAGTTATAGAAACGGCGCTGCGTCAATGGTTACGAGGCGAACAAGAACGGGGATCGGATGATCTGAGCCGTACTTTGATGAGAAACCCGCCGGTGCCGCCACGCGGTGAGTGGAATGATTGA
- a CDS encoding ATP-binding protein, with protein sequence MLMTSSADFDAFLAAQPPLTPAKNDDSQGLRCLGAELAFTHDLTGVYLSFDWLLAGQYDLDPAEIVGRSMAEIFGPVAVSPYLERVQRVSESLMPERFSYPFYYGEKYFLFDLVVSPILRASEELKTVLVMGRLLSQQSRMDAKLKSETEAGKLSLSLDLHQKLLSEIVGSMRRTLPPAAELYQKLLSKIARNIRRTLDLQTICQQTVSGLGQALSASRCVICVYKNSTIPARVVAEYSLPGLSSLLGVEVPVLSNSCLQNALSSRDVSFEESVVESIFDEKSLLAIATCYQDRPNGLICLIQCDQTRTWSPAEIEFLRELADQVGTAIAHATLYQELEVARAAAEEASRLKSEFLANTSHELRTPLNGIIGFLKLIMDGMADDPEEEEEFLQEAYHAALHLLNLINDVLDLAKIEAGKMQLDFGPVKLGELLSAAEDLTRAQIQQKQLYFKVYKPANYEGLVLWGNYQRLLQVMLNLVGNAIKFTNEGGVTVYADVIRQKIAIKEQEFPGMVRVRVCDTGIGVALDKQHRLFQSFSQVDSSRTRQYGGTGLGLAISQKLIEAMGGGVNFYSSGEGLGSTVTFTVPLYEEPPINWNMDNIELPEEIKSLLKE encoded by the coding sequence ATGCTGATGACCTCTTCTGCTGATTTTGATGCTTTTTTGGCTGCACAACCCCCCCTGACACCGGCCAAAAATGACGATTCTCAAGGGTTGCGCTGTTTGGGGGCTGAACTAGCGTTTACTCACGATCTGACTGGGGTGTATCTAAGTTTTGACTGGCTTTTGGCCGGTCAATATGACCTTGATCCAGCAGAGATCGTTGGGCGTTCTATGGCTGAAATTTTCGGGCCGGTGGCTGTTTCTCCTTATTTGGAACGGGTACAAAGGGTGAGTGAAAGTTTGATGCCCGAACGCTTTAGTTATCCGTTTTATTATGGGGAAAAGTATTTTTTATTTGATTTGGTGGTAAGTCCGATTTTGAGGGCTTCTGAGGAATTAAAGACGGTTTTAGTTATGGGCCGGCTTTTATCTCAGCAATCAAGAATGGATGCCAAACTAAAAAGCGAAACTGAAGCAGGAAAATTAAGTTTAAGTTTGGATCTTCACCAAAAGTTGCTGAGTGAAATTGTTGGCAGTATGCGCCGCACTTTACCGCCGGCTGCGGAATTATATCAAAAGTTGCTTAGTAAAATTGCTCGCAATATCCGCCGCACTTTAGATTTACAAACTATTTGCCAGCAAACTGTCAGCGGTTTAGGACAAGCTCTTTCGGCTTCGCGTTGTGTGATTTGTGTGTATAAAAATTCTACGATTCCGGCGCGAGTAGTAGCGGAATATAGTTTACCTGGTTTGAGTTCGCTTTTGGGTGTGGAAGTGCCGGTTTTGTCTAATTCTTGTTTACAAAATGCGCTTTCTAGTCGAGATGTGAGTTTTGAAGAAAGTGTGGTTGAATCTATTTTTGATGAAAAGTCTTTGTTGGCAATTGCTACTTGCTATCAAGACCGGCCTAATGGTTTAATTTGTTTAATTCAATGTGATCAAACTCGCACTTGGTCACCGGCTGAAATTGAATTTCTCCGCGAGTTAGCTGATCAAGTTGGGACTGCTATTGCTCATGCTACGCTTTATCAAGAGTTGGAGGTGGCGCGTGCTGCTGCGGAGGAAGCTTCGCGGCTGAAAAGTGAGTTTTTGGCTAATACTTCTCACGAGTTACGCACTCCGCTTAATGGGATAATTGGCTTTTTAAAATTGATTATGGATGGGATGGCTGATGATCCTGAAGAAGAAGAAGAATTTTTGCAGGAAGCTTATCATGCGGCTTTGCATTTGTTGAATTTGATTAATGATGTTTTGGATCTGGCGAAGATTGAAGCTGGTAAGATGCAGCTTGATTTTGGGCCGGTGAAATTAGGGGAGTTGTTAAGTGCTGCGGAAGATTTAACTAGGGCGCAAATTCAGCAAAAACAATTGTATTTTAAAGTGTATAAGCCTGCTAATTATGAAGGTCTTGTTTTGTGGGGAAATTATCAGCGGTTGTTGCAAGTGATGTTAAATTTAGTGGGGAATGCTATTAAATTTACTAACGAGGGGGGTGTGACGGTTTATGCTGATGTGATTCGCCAAAAAATTGCGATTAAAGAACAAGAATTTCCGGGGATGGTGAGGGTGCGGGTTTGTGATACGGGGATTGGTGTTGCTTTGGATAAACAGCATCGGTTGTTTCAATCTTTTTCGCAGGTTGATAGTTCTCGTACTCGTCAATATGGGGGTACGGGTTTAGGTTTGGCGATTTCTCAAAAGTTAATTGAAGCTATGGGAGGGGGAGTGAATTTTTATAGTTCTGGGGAAGGTTTGGGATCGACGGTGACTTTTACTGTGCCGCTTTATGAGGAACCTCCTATTAATTGGAATATGGATAATATAGAGCTTCC